The following proteins come from a genomic window of Thermoproteus sp.:
- a CDS encoding fucose isomerase → MSIAVVAFASPIHGEGYVKGRFLEVKSRIPEALGPFHNAEEAPELKPKALVAVTLTGGTSAAVVEYARRIGVRRVLAVGTHQHNGAASALSAKSLLESEGIRAWAFLGSPDRDLGSAVEVAKRVAEAVAVLTSPRVLLIGRRTAQADRFAAKFGGVVEVMGLDEFADLVERSKPDPRFVSTFGDEELSRIYSALKSLRGYDGIALTCFPFIMKRGLTPCLALSLMNSEGDLVACEGDLQALTAMIISRSLTGFSGWIANVVYARSEEAFFAHCTLALNMARTWRLMPHFETGRPYGLAATLAHREYTGVSVGPLFDKMAVGVST, encoded by the coding sequence ATGTCTATCGCCGTTGTGGCCTTCGCGTCGCCCATACATGGCGAGGGATACGTAAAGGGGAGGTTTCTGGAAGTCAAATCGAGAATCCCGGAGGCTTTGGGGCCCTTCCACAACGCCGAGGAGGCGCCGGAACTCAAGCCCAAGGCCCTAGTGGCGGTCACCCTCACTGGCGGCACGAGCGCCGCGGTTGTGGAATACGCTAGACGTATCGGCGTCCGCCGCGTGTTGGCCGTGGGGACCCACCAACACAACGGGGCCGCGTCGGCTCTGTCGGCCAAATCGCTTTTGGAGTCGGAAGGGATTAGGGCTTGGGCTTTTCTCGGCTCTCCAGATCGGGACTTGGGGTCGGCCGTAGAGGTCGCCAAGAGGGTCGCCGAGGCCGTCGCCGTGTTGACCTCGCCGCGAGTCTTACTTATAGGGAGGCGTACGGCGCAAGCCGACCGCTTCGCCGCCAAGTTCGGCGGCGTCGTGGAGGTGATGGGACTTGACGAATTCGCGGACCTAGTCGAGAGGTCTAAGCCGGATCCCCGCTTCGTCTCTACTTTCGGCGATGAGGAACTATCTAGGATATACTCAGCGCTTAAATCTCTCCGCGGATACGACGGAATTGCCTTGACTTGTTTTCCCTTTATCATGAAGCGCGGCCTTACGCCCTGTCTGGCGCTCTCGTTGATGAACTCCGAGGGCGACCTAGTGGCCTGCGAGGGGGACCTACAGGCCCTAACGGCTATGATTATCTCTAGGAGCTTGACCGGCTTCAGCGGCTGGATAGCCAATGTGGTCTATGCGCGGAGCGAAGAGGCCTTTTTCGCCCATTGCACTCTCGCTTTAAATATGGCAAGGACGTGGCGTCTCATGCCCCACTTCGAGACGGGGAGGCCCTACGGCCTCGCCGCGACGTTGGCCCATCGGGAATATACGGGCGTGAGCGTGGGGCCTCTTTTCGACAAGATGGCGGTCGGCGTGTCGACGTAG
- a CDS encoding MFS transporter, translating into MSSGATFRRRAIASSYLGWILDGYDALLVVPIMPLLGQLFFPGPYSFLGGLSTLVATLVGRPLGSAVMGYVGDKFGRRIGLLTTVLGYSLSAVAIALLPTYNSIGVLAPILLLVLRFVQGIFLGGEWGPGTAMIMEWSQWRSEWASAFVQSGYPIGAIIATLVYTAFLNVVGLPTFNSTMWRAYMATGAVAALIAFAVRNKLVESPIWRKPRGNPLAMLFKLRGKPLGAGIMFTGGLLMVYYSTYLIYSDFLQYLNRAWMTPSVMLVSTIAAVAAVLLAGPLSYIVNYKLVIISTLIISLIFAPYALLIDPSFINLVLLAFIENFAMGLVPHVLIAKFEPDYRASGLGISYNWGLLIGGWAPILVGLVAPMGLGMVVWMAVGVILAIAGLLLLR; encoded by the coding sequence ATGTCTTCCGGAGCTACGTTTAGGCGTAGAGCCATAGCGTCGTCGTATTTGGGGTGGATCCTCGACGGCTACGACGCGCTCCTCGTCGTGCCTATCATGCCGCTACTAGGCCAGTTGTTCTTCCCCGGGCCTTATTCGTTTTTAGGAGGGCTCTCCACGTTAGTCGCCACCTTAGTCGGGCGGCCTTTAGGCTCGGCGGTTATGGGCTACGTCGGCGATAAGTTCGGCAGGAGGATAGGGCTTTTAACGACCGTATTGGGCTACAGTCTATCTGCCGTCGCCATAGCGCTGTTGCCCACGTATAACTCCATAGGCGTATTGGCGCCAATCCTATTGTTGGTCCTCAGGTTCGTGCAGGGGATTTTTCTGGGCGGCGAGTGGGGCCCTGGTACCGCTATGATTATGGAGTGGAGCCAATGGAGAAGCGAGTGGGCTTCTGCGTTCGTGCAGAGCGGCTATCCGATAGGCGCGATTATAGCCACGTTGGTGTACACCGCGTTTCTGAACGTGGTGGGCCTTCCCACATTTAACTCGACTATGTGGCGAGCTTATATGGCCACGGGCGCTGTGGCGGCCTTAATAGCCTTCGCCGTTAGGAATAAGCTCGTCGAGTCGCCGATTTGGAGGAAGCCCAGGGGCAACCCCCTGGCTATGTTGTTCAAATTAAGAGGCAAGCCTCTAGGCGCTGGGATTATGTTCACAGGGGGGCTACTTATGGTCTACTACTCGACTTACTTGATATATTCTGACTTCTTGCAATACCTAAATAGGGCTTGGATGACGCCTAGCGTTATGCTTGTATCGACGATAGCCGCAGTGGCGGCTGTATTACTTGCAGGACCCCTTTCATATATAGTAAATTATAAATTAGTTATAATATCAACATTAATTATTTCGTTAATATTTGCTCCATATGCATTACTTATAGATCCATCATTTATAAATCTTGTACTCTTGGCGTTTATAGAGAACTTCGCCATGGGGCTTGTACCGCACGTCCTGATAGCCAAATTCGAGCCCGACTATAGGGCCAGCGGGCTCGGCATATCTTACAACTGGGGTCTGCTCATAGGCGGATGGGCGCCCATACTCGTAGGTCTGGTGGCCCCCATGGGGCTCGGCATGGTCGTATGGATGGCGGTGGGGGTTATCCTGGCAATAGCCGGCCTTCTACTCCTCAGGTAA
- a CDS encoding PIN domain-containing protein — protein MRCLTDTSVLVDAILSRDLSSIKRFEVEVPLVALEEAIYILIRVSAREQGYTDFYQAKRAFEQGKIPLAWRRIEVLNKLASYLGIVEHKAEDVERAKRIMAKYGLLPNDALIAATALRLGYGILTKDEDFRDVEEVGLCQ, from the coding sequence ATGAGATGTTTGACTGACACGTCGGTGCTCGTCGACGCGATTCTCTCAAGAGATCTATCAAGCATAAAGAGGTTTGAGGTCGAGGTCCCCCTAGTGGCCTTAGAGGAGGCCATATATATCCTGATTAGAGTCTCCGCGAGGGAACAAGGCTATACGGACTTCTATCAGGCCAAAAGGGCCTTCGAACAAGGCAAAATACCGCTTGCCTGGAGGAGAATCGAAGTGTTGAATAAACTCGCATCCTATTTGGGCATAGTGGAGCACAAGGCGGAGGACGTAGAGCGTGCGAAGCGCATCATGGCTAAATATGGCCTCTTGCCCAACGACGCGTTGATAGCCGCTACGGCGCTAAGGCTCGGCTACGGCATATTGACGAAAGACGAAGACTTCAGGGACGTAGAGGAAGTAGGCCTCTGCCAGTAG
- a CDS encoding metallophosphoesterase: MVDVDLSGLFREAAQKFAEGGLVLEVSEKELVIVGDLHGDMDTLDVILEKWGDKKVLFLGDYVDRGKHGLEVLTTVVQLFLEGRAYVLRGNHESPLMNEDGGFIDELCILKKVQNCVDLYRDIEYMYTKMPIAAKLNGAVLAVHGGIPLKEPSMEPASLDELRKVEGDLLLPGEPLVYQALWNDPCECETYMPSPRGPGIWLFGRVPTERFLQREGLKAVVRGHLYAASGYMRHHGAVHTIFSSKAGPYRSVKPKVGLLSGRTLAIYDVYSGDQVGEFEL; the protein is encoded by the coding sequence ATGGTGGATGTGGATCTAAGCGGCTTGTTTAGAGAGGCGGCGCAGAAATTCGCAGAGGGGGGACTGGTGTTAGAGGTATCCGAGAAGGAGCTCGTAATAGTGGGCGACCTCCACGGCGATATGGACACTCTAGACGTCATATTGGAGAAGTGGGGAGACAAAAAGGTGCTCTTCCTGGGCGACTACGTGGATAGGGGGAAGCACGGCCTCGAGGTGTTGACCACAGTGGTCCAGCTCTTCCTAGAGGGGAGGGCCTACGTCCTTAGGGGCAACCACGAGTCGCCCCTAATGAACGAGGATGGGGGCTTCATCGACGAGCTGTGTATCTTAAAGAAGGTGCAGAACTGTGTGGACCTATATAGGGATATAGAGTATATGTACACAAAAATGCCTATTGCCGCAAAGCTCAACGGCGCCGTCTTGGCGGTACACGGCGGGATACCGCTGAAGGAGCCCTCTATGGAGCCCGCCTCTCTCGACGAGTTGAGAAAGGTGGAGGGCGATTTGTTGTTGCCGGGGGAGCCCCTCGTATATCAGGCGCTTTGGAACGACCCCTGCGAATGCGAGACCTATATGCCCAGCCCCCGCGGGCCGGGCATATGGCTCTTCGGGAGGGTCCCCACCGAGAGGTTCCTCCAAAGGGAGGGCCTCAAGGCGGTCGTGAGAGGCCACCTCTACGCCGCCTCCGGCTATATGAGACACCACGGCGCGGTCCACACAATATTTTCAAGCAAGGCGGGGCCCTACAGATCTGTGAAGCCCAAAGTGGGCCTCCTCTCGGGGCGTACGTTAGCAATCTACGACGTATATTCCGGCGATCAAGTCGGCGAGTTCGAACTATAG
- a CDS encoding CBS domain-containing protein, translating to MKALDLARKAPLIRLGDKLVDAAKAVLEGCDCVVVVDGDDVVGVVGEDDIVRAVARGATAYTPLAEVLTSPPLLVEGFEPLWKVAEAMLATGLRVAVVTVGGRFAGVISAGDIADGEGQLREASSFAEAVLSASPPA from the coding sequence ATGAAGGCACTAGATCTAGCGAGGAAGGCGCCTTTGATAAGGCTCGGGGACAAGCTGGTCGATGCCGCCAAGGCGGTGTTAGAGGGCTGTGATTGCGTTGTTGTGGTCGATGGCGACGACGTGGTCGGCGTGGTCGGTGAGGACGATATAGTTAGGGCCGTCGCGCGGGGCGCCACGGCCTACACGCCGCTGGCCGAGGTCTTGACGTCCCCTCCGCTTTTGGTGGAGGGCTTCGAGCCCTTGTGGAAGGTGGCTGAGGCGATGTTGGCGACCGGGCTTAGAGTAGCAGTGGTGACCGTCGGCGGCAGATTCGCCGGCGTGATATCGGCGGGCGACATAGCGGATGGAGAGGGCCAGTTGCGGGAGGCCTCTTCGTTCGCTGAGGCGGTCCTATCGGCGTCTCCCCCTGCATAA
- the glmS gene encoding glutamine--fructose-6-phosphate transaminase (isomerizing) yields the protein MGGIFGFYCREPRSLKDLQIGLRRLVYRGYDGSGIAYISGGALHVVKKPVHIDQLEVPDEFAHVALGHTRYASRGRITYENTHPLLDCRKHIALVLDGIIDDYEAIRDELSARGHKFVSTTDAEVVVHLLEEMQPTEVAQRLKGTFSFAVLTADGRLLAVQWGQPLVVATSGDCSYISSDIASLYGFAEEAYIVPEGAYVELKPGGFDVYSIESGPPVLLERKRVKELLYADKAGFPHFMLKEIYEVPDALIRTKAALMEKYLRLASMIIQGARNVYVIGNGTSLHAGMVASYYFAEVGVEVGVVSAAEFPYYALENVGTGTVVVAISQSGETSDVIKSIRSAKRRGAVIIGVTNSVSSRLAVESNVYLPITAGPEMAVPATKTFTSTLATLLILSYYVGLHTGKKKQDDIGTLYEEIELLAARLKDSMRRLDERADELSRKLAARDSMYVAGSGIVFPVALEGALKLKEAALIHAEGLQLGELLHGPLALASRGVLTVILKPVDKTAIDLYNKVLKTSMERGAEVLAVGPECEMPVVYTTRELAPISYAVSLQLLAYRAGVNRGVPVDAPPGLVKTVTI from the coding sequence GTGGGCGGCATCTTCGGGTTTTACTGTAGAGAGCCGAGGAGCCTAAAAGACCTACAGATAGGCCTGAGGAGGCTGGTATATAGGGGCTACGACGGTAGCGGCATCGCATATATAAGCGGCGGGGCGCTCCACGTAGTAAAAAAGCCTGTACATATAGATCAGCTCGAAGTCCCCGACGAATTCGCCCATGTGGCGTTGGGACATACTCGATACGCGTCGCGCGGCAGAATTACATATGAGAACACTCACCCACTACTGGATTGTAGAAAACATATCGCGTTGGTCCTTGACGGAATTATTGACGACTACGAAGCCATTAGGGATGAACTCTCCGCACGAGGACATAAATTCGTCTCGACGACAGACGCCGAGGTTGTCGTCCACCTATTGGAAGAGATGCAACCGACTGAAGTCGCCCAGAGGCTTAAAGGCACGTTTTCCTTCGCCGTTCTGACCGCCGACGGCCGACTTCTTGCAGTCCAGTGGGGCCAGCCGCTCGTAGTGGCAACCTCCGGAGACTGTTCTTATATCTCTAGCGATATAGCGAGCCTCTACGGATTTGCCGAGGAGGCGTACATAGTCCCCGAGGGGGCCTACGTGGAGCTCAAACCTGGCGGCTTCGATGTTTATAGCATAGAGAGCGGCCCGCCGGTCCTCCTAGAGAGGAAGAGAGTCAAAGAGCTACTATACGCCGATAAAGCCGGCTTTCCTCACTTCATGTTGAAAGAAATCTATGAAGTGCCAGATGCGCTAATTAGGACTAAGGCCGCCTTAATGGAAAAATACTTGAGACTTGCCTCTATGATAATACAAGGAGCTAGAAATGTCTATGTTATAGGTAACGGCACTAGTCTCCACGCAGGAATGGTAGCCTCTTACTACTTCGCGGAGGTGGGCGTAGAGGTGGGCGTGGTGAGCGCCGCCGAGTTTCCGTACTACGCCTTGGAGAACGTCGGCACTGGCACTGTTGTGGTGGCCATAAGTCAGAGCGGCGAGACATCCGACGTGATTAAAAGCATTAGGAGCGCAAAAAGACGCGGCGCTGTGATAATAGGAGTCACCAACTCTGTGAGCTCTAGGCTCGCCGTAGAGTCCAACGTGTATCTGCCCATAACGGCGGGCCCCGAAATGGCGGTTCCGGCTACCAAGACCTTCACATCAACATTGGCGACATTACTCATATTGTCCTATTACGTCGGGCTCCATACCGGTAAGAAAAAACAGGACGACATAGGGACTCTCTACGAGGAGATCGAGCTGCTGGCGGCGAGACTTAAAGACTCTATGCGTAGGCTCGACGAAAGGGCCGATGAGCTGTCCCGAAAATTGGCGGCCAGAGACTCGATGTACGTTGCCGGTAGCGGGATAGTATTCCCAGTAGCGCTAGAGGGCGCGCTGAAGTTAAAAGAGGCCGCGTTGATACACGCAGAGGGTTTACAACTAGGCGAATTGCTACACGGACCTTTAGCCTTAGCATCGAGGGGCGTGTTGACCGTAATTTTGAAACCTGTCGACAAGACGGCAATTGATTTATACAACAAAGTGCTCAAAACCTCTATGGAGAGGGGGGCCGAGGTGTTGGCCGTAGGCCCCGAGTGCGAAATGCCTGTAGTCTATACGACGAGGGAGCTGGCGCCTATATCCTATGCTGTATCGCTACAACTGCTGGCGTATAGGGCTGGAGTCAATCGAGGAGTGCCTGTAGACGCCCCGCCCGGACTGGTCAAGACAGTGACTATATGA
- a CDS encoding UbiA-like polyprenyltransferase, which translates to MKWDPEAASSVFSRYLKFVRIEHTLFALPMAYAAALEASGGYLTLWQAVWIALAFVGLRIAGMSWNNIADRDIDALNPRTKGRMLVTGAVTLRGAYTVFAVGAALFEVSAAMLGPWPLYLSLPYLIVTMTYPYAKRRHCVPHMHLGAIYALVPLGASIAVYSRDVVSAMAHTPWLLVFGSAFWVAGFDVFYSKMDLDFDRAVGLGSIPACYGEKTARATWTALLTASAALYLANYLSLRGGAPGLLLTAVAAAVEIWSAITAYDDKKIPKAFNANLSVGLLVAAGVLINYIPI; encoded by the coding sequence GTGAAGTGGGACCCCGAGGCAGCCAGCTCGGTCTTCTCGCGCTATTTGAAATTCGTGAGGATAGAACACACCCTATTCGCCCTGCCCATGGCCTACGCCGCCGCGTTGGAGGCCTCAGGCGGCTATTTGACCTTGTGGCAAGCCGTATGGATAGCGCTAGCCTTTGTCGGGTTGAGAATAGCAGGGATGTCGTGGAACAATATAGCCGATCGAGATATAGATGCCCTAAACCCGAGGACTAAAGGCAGGATGTTAGTCACAGGTGCCGTCACCCTAAGGGGGGCCTATACGGTCTTCGCGGTGGGTGCGGCGCTCTTTGAGGTTTCGGCGGCCATGTTGGGGCCTTGGCCGTTATACCTCAGCTTGCCCTACCTAATAGTGACGATGACGTATCCCTACGCGAAACGCCGCCACTGCGTGCCCCATATGCACCTGGGGGCCATCTACGCCTTAGTCCCTCTGGGGGCCTCCATCGCAGTCTACAGTCGAGACGTAGTGTCGGCAATGGCGCACACGCCTTGGCTCTTGGTGTTTGGGTCCGCCTTTTGGGTGGCTGGCTTCGACGTGTTTTACTCCAAGATGGACTTGGACTTCGACAGAGCTGTGGGGTTGGGTAGTATACCGGCATGTTACGGCGAGAAGACCGCGAGGGCTACGTGGACGGCGCTGTTAACAGCATCGGCGGCTTTATATTTGGCGAACTATTTATCGCTCAGAGGCGGCGCGCCCGGCTTATTGCTTACAGCCGTAGCGGCGGCCGTCGAGATCTGGTCGGCGATAACGGCATATGACGACAAGAAGATACCGAAGGCCTTTAACGCTAACCTCTCCGTGGGCCTCCTGGTGGCCGCCGGCGTGTTGATCAATTATATCCCCATTTAA
- a CDS encoding YbaK/EbsC family protein produces MKSYRDKLAGVDVEILEFEEGVETVEKAARASGAPPDSIVKTLLVRAGGEYLLVLARGSVRVDLDALSRALGVAVVMAKAKEVREVLGVEPGAVTPLSERAMRLKAVADPGILQYQYVLIGGGATNRLARVKVSDLINALRPSFLEAFK; encoded by the coding sequence ATGAAGTCCTATAGGGACAAACTGGCCGGCGTAGACGTTGAGATATTAGAATTTGAGGAGGGCGTCGAGACTGTAGAGAAGGCGGCCAGAGCCAGCGGAGCCCCGCCCGACTCCATAGTGAAGACCCTTTTGGTTAGAGCTGGCGGCGAATACCTATTAGTGCTGGCAAGAGGGTCCGTGAGGGTGGACTTGGACGCGCTCTCGAGGGCCTTGGGCGTCGCCGTAGTCATGGCCAAGGCCAAAGAGGTGAGGGAGGTCCTCGGCGTAGAGCCGGGCGCGGTCACTCCTCTAAGCGAAAGGGCCATGAGACTGAAGGCCGTGGCGGACCCAGGCATACTCCAGTACCAATACGTCCTTATTGGGGGCGGCGCGACCAACAGGCTGGCGCGAGTCAAAGTGTCGGACTTAATAAACGCCTTGAGGCCCTCGTTCCTAGAGGCCTTCAAGTAG
- a CDS encoding TatD family hydrolase has protein sequence MLADCHCHCHEFKEEELASFTEIKLVAVSDDVESSKKTLELAKRFGVTPCLGIHPWNVGKARPEDLSEALRLIEKNEVPCVGEVGLDKKFVPETYEKQREFFSEFLKVAREYDLVVNVHAPDAWADVVEALRRADVDRAVIHWYTGPLQLLEQIEQYGYYISINPAIKIQKKHKDVAEAVKPDMVVLESDGPYEYRGLRLAPPMVKETISVLAEIWRMSPQDVEEKLYLNASRLFRF, from the coding sequence ATGTTAGCGGACTGCCACTGCCACTGCCACGAGTTTAAAGAGGAAGAACTAGCCTCTTTTACTGAAATAAAGCTCGTCGCTGTGTCCGATGACGTGGAGAGCTCCAAGAAGACGTTAGAATTAGCCAAGAGGTTCGGAGTGACGCCCTGTTTGGGGATACACCCCTGGAACGTAGGGAAGGCCAGACCGGAAGACCTCTCAGAGGCGTTGAGGCTAATAGAGAAGAACGAAGTCCCCTGCGTGGGGGAGGTCGGTCTCGACAAGAAGTTCGTCCCCGAGACCTACGAAAAACAGAGGGAGTTCTTCTCGGAGTTCCTAAAGGTGGCTAGGGAGTACGACCTAGTTGTCAACGTCCACGCGCCCGACGCGTGGGCGGACGTCGTAGAGGCCTTGAGGAGGGCCGACGTGGATAGGGCTGTGATCCATTGGTACACAGGCCCCCTCCAGCTCCTCGAACAAATAGAGCAGTACGGCTACTACATCTCCATAAACCCCGCCATTAAGATACAAAAGAAGCATAAAGATGTGGCGGAGGCCGTGAAGCCCGACATGGTGGTCCTAGAGAGCGACGGCCCCTACGAGTATAGAGGCTTAAGGCTGGCGCCGCCTATGGTCAAGGAGACCATCAGCGTGCTGGCCGAGATATGGCGCATGTCCCCCCAGGACGTCGAGGAGAAGCTATACCTCAACGCGTCCCGGCTGTTCAGGTTCTAG
- a CDS encoding AbrB/MazE/SpoVT family DNA-binding domain-containing protein: protein METVRITRNYQMVIPASIRKAVGIREGDLVRVWYDEKEGVIKVKKVDPLEEIEQELKSLPGAKFDWKELKKYVYEMFD from the coding sequence GTGGAGACGGTGAGGATCACCAGGAATTACCAAATGGTCATACCGGCATCCATAAGGAAGGCCGTGGGGATTAGGGAGGGCGATTTGGTGAGGGTATGGTACGACGAGAAAGAGGGAGTCATTAAGGTGAAGAAAGTAGATCCGCTAGAGGAGATAGAACAAGAGCTCAAATCGCTACCCGGAGCCAAATTCGACTGGAAAGAGCTGAAGAAATACGTATATGAGATGTTTGACTGA
- a CDS encoding UbiD family decarboxylase gives MKDLRDFLEALEARGELKKIDAELSPELEIPEAIRQVSYRRGPALLFQRVKGHPGWRIAGNIFGTLDRIKLALGVERLEEIGERLLAPLSAPPPITLVDKIKALAEATSLGRYTPKLVRRGPVKEVVKEPDFEEIPAFKTWPKDAGRYITYGLFITRDVRGITNIGVYRIQIINKREAIVHAQIHKRAAELFSSSTGCVDAAIAVGGDPALMLSGMMPTPYPLDEYLFAGVVKGEGVEVVKGESVDLLIPATAELVVEGCVDVRDLRKEGPFGDHYGVYDPGGMYPVFKAKLMERREDPIYYGTVVGRPPLEDAWMGKAVERIFLPILKFMLPEVVDLNLPEYGLYQGVAVVSIRKRYPGHAKKVMLSLWGLGHMMSLTKAIIVVDHDVNVHDLNEVVFAIAQRVDPQRDVVVIPGAHVDVLDTGSPTPGYGSKLGIDATRKLPEEYGGRPWPEEVEPDPEVARRVSELLKSILQ, from the coding sequence ATGAAAGACCTCCGAGACTTCTTGGAGGCACTAGAGGCCAGGGGCGAGTTGAAGAAAATCGACGCGGAGCTCTCGCCGGAGCTAGAGATCCCCGAGGCCATTAGGCAAGTGTCATATAGGCGAGGCCCCGCCTTGTTGTTTCAACGCGTCAAGGGGCATCCGGGCTGGCGTATTGCCGGTAATATATTCGGCACGCTCGACAGAATTAAATTGGCGCTGGGCGTCGAGAGGCTGGAAGAAATAGGCGAGAGGCTTCTGGCCCCTCTCTCCGCGCCGCCGCCTATCACCCTAGTGGATAAGATAAAGGCGCTGGCGGAGGCGACCTCTCTGGGCAGATATACGCCCAAACTAGTGAGAAGAGGGCCCGTAAAGGAAGTAGTAAAGGAGCCCGACTTTGAGGAGATACCTGCCTTCAAGACATGGCCTAAAGATGCCGGCCGCTATATAACCTACGGCCTCTTCATAACTAGAGACGTCAGGGGCATAACCAACATCGGCGTATATAGGATACAGATAATAAACAAGAGGGAGGCCATAGTCCACGCCCAGATACACAAGAGGGCCGCCGAGCTTTTCTCCAGCTCCACCGGATGTGTAGATGCCGCCATCGCCGTGGGCGGCGACCCCGCGTTGATGTTAAGCGGAATGATGCCGACGCCATATCCGCTAGATGAATATCTATTTGCAGGCGTGGTCAAGGGCGAAGGCGTCGAGGTGGTCAAGGGCGAGTCGGTAGACCTCCTGATCCCAGCTACGGCCGAGCTGGTTGTGGAGGGCTGTGTAGACGTGAGGGATTTACGGAAGGAGGGCCCCTTCGGCGACCACTACGGGGTCTACGACCCCGGCGGGATGTATCCAGTCTTCAAGGCGAAGTTGATGGAGAGGAGGGAGGACCCAATATATTACGGCACGGTCGTCGGGAGGCCGCCTCTAGAAGACGCCTGGATGGGAAAGGCCGTCGAGAGGATCTTCCTCCCGATATTGAAGTTCATGTTGCCCGAAGTCGTCGACTTGAACCTGCCGGAGTACGGCCTCTATCAGGGAGTCGCCGTGGTCTCCATCCGCAAACGGTATCCAGGACACGCCAAGAAGGTCATGCTCTCCCTATGGGGCCTCGGCCACATGATGTCGTTGACGAAAGCCATAATAGTGGTGGACCACGACGTGAACGTACACGACCTAAACGAGGTGGTTTTCGCCATCGCCCAGAGGGTCGACCCCCAGAGAGACGTCGTCGTGATTCCAGGCGCCCACGTGGACGTGTTGGACACCGGCTCGCCGACGCCGGGCTACGGCTCTAAGCTCGGCATAGACGCCACGCGGAAGCTCCCAGAGGAATACGGGGGGAGGCCCTGGCCGGAGGAGGTGGAGCCAGACCCGGAGGTGGCGCGTAGAGTGTCGGAACTGCTGAAGTCAATACTCCAATAG